One part of the Amphiura filiformis chromosome 5, Afil_fr2py, whole genome shotgun sequence genome encodes these proteins:
- the LOC140152641 gene encoding isoaspartyl peptidase/L-asparaginase-like, with the protein MAAQEKVIPTIIVHGGAGNMRKHEQVLAEYLKGIKIAVKAGYQALCGGTGSALNAVEAAVSSMEDFHIFNTGRGSNLTVDGEIEMDGFIMEGKEFRTGAVTCVQHITNPVQLARMVMEKTDHICLAGPGANKFAKLMGVPEVSTESLIVERRRKMLEEKRSFNPDTYDTVGAVAIDADGNIACAMSTGGITAQMEGRVGDAPLIGCGGYCDNDYGGVSTTGDGEAIAKVTLARNIIFYMEQGLSAQAAAEKGLHYMENKIQSHPAQGGVIVLDKYGHIGMYMTTQGMSWAYIQKDQLHYGLLKGEEFVEKTDDSM; encoded by the exons ATGGCTGCACAAGAGAAAGTTATTCCGACAATCATTGTGCATGGTGGAGCTGGGAATATGCGCAAACATGAACAAGTTCTTGCTGAATACCTTAAAGGAATTAAGATAGCAGTGAAAGCTGGATACCAGGCTCTATGTGGAGGCACAGGGTCAGCATTAAATGCTGTAGAAGCTGCTGTCAGCTCAATGGAAGATTTTCATATATTCAATACTG GTAGAGGTAGCAATCTCACAGTAGATGGTGAAATAGAAATGGATGGATTCATTATGGAAGGCAAGGAATTCAGAACTGGTGCTGTAACATGTGTACAACATATCACCAATCCTGTACAGTTAGCTAGAATGGTTATGGAAAAG ACAGATCATATCTGTTTGGCAGGCCCAGGAGCTAACAAGTTTGCCAAGTTGATGGGAGTTCCAGAAGTGTCAACAGAGTCATTGATTGTAGAAAGAAGGAGAAAAATGTTGGAGGAAAAAAG GTCTTTTAATCCTGATACCTATGATACTGTTGGAGCTGTTGCCATTGATGCAGATGGCAATATAGCATGTGCTATGTCAACTGGTGGCATAACAGCTCAAATGGAAGGTAGAGTAGGAGACGCACCTCTCATAG GTTGTGGCGGATATTGTGACAATGATTATGGTGGAGTATCAACTACAGGGGATGGAGAAGCTATAGCAAAAGTCACGTTAGCAAGAAACATTATCTTCTACATGGAACAAG GTTTGTCAGCTCAAGCTGCGGCAGAGAAAGGTCTGCATTATATGGAAAACAAAATCCAATCTCATCCGGCTCAAGGAGGAGTGATTGTACTGGATAAATATGGCCACATTGGCATGTATATGACTACTCAGGGTATGTCATGGGCATACATACAGAAGGATCAACTGCATTATGGGTTGTTGAAGGGTGAAGAGTTTGTTGAGAAGACCGATGATAGTATGTGA